Proteins found in one Nostoc sp. NIES-3756 genomic segment:
- a CDS encoding metallophosphoesterase family protein has product MKLVSDPAIAKKISKMQQRVRWQDPLILERNIDQTRLEIEDGKAGDREFSFLVVGDSGSGKHRGHNPQRQVAELMFPHHQECRFLLHTGDVIYLVGSSEYYKPNFIEPYRELIVGGENPRQIAYDKMVFQLPILPVPGNHDYYELPIILSLLSVSTWPIRSLLRSRLDIDVGFRGSGTGDAYAKAFLDYLNIWQLPGDFSRHLDKYYTGKADTGRCLTYQPGKFTRLPNRYYTFRYGDIDFFAVDSNTFNDPEPLPATKKGDSDRTFLSQRRQELEREKMQMIETSAKLNPENPSEAERLDDIHSNVSQIEEIIVDIDKQLNKDSQPAQIDTEQLDWLKQRLIASWNNPQVRGRIIYFHHPPYVTEATKWLQSQTLVIRSRLRDVLDAVAQEIGDSNQGRPLVDLVLNGHAHCLEYLQTFNTGHGDSNMHWVVCGGSGYSLRRQRQEGADLMEDGQLIARSHLYVGRNGQGSQKHRPYSCLRIDVKGDEQPKFIVRPFIADWYQRQWHNSSPKPLVI; this is encoded by the coding sequence TTGAAGTTAGTATCTGATCCAGCAATAGCGAAGAAAATCAGTAAGATGCAGCAACGGGTACGCTGGCAAGACCCGTTAATACTAGAGCGCAATATTGACCAAACTCGGCTGGAAATTGAGGATGGGAAAGCTGGAGATAGGGAATTTTCTTTTTTAGTTGTGGGTGATAGTGGTTCTGGGAAACACCGGGGACACAACCCCCAACGTCAGGTTGCTGAATTGATGTTTCCCCACCATCAGGAATGCCGTTTTTTGCTGCATACTGGCGATGTGATTTATCTGGTGGGGTCTAGTGAATACTACAAACCAAATTTTATCGAGCCTTATCGTGAGTTGATTGTCGGTGGAGAGAACCCGCGACAAATTGCTTACGACAAGATGGTTTTTCAGCTACCGATTCTTCCTGTACCGGGAAACCACGATTATTATGAGTTACCCATTATATTAAGTTTACTGTCTGTTTCTACTTGGCCAATTCGGTCTTTGTTGCGATCGCGTTTAGATATAGATGTTGGGTTTCGTGGTTCGGGTACGGGTGATGCTTATGCTAAAGCTTTTCTCGATTATCTCAATATTTGGCAATTACCCGGTGACTTCTCCCGCCACTTAGATAAGTATTACACAGGTAAAGCTGATACAGGTCGTTGTCTGACATACCAACCGGGAAAATTCACTCGTCTACCAAATCGGTATTACACTTTTCGCTACGGTGATATAGATTTTTTTGCCGTAGATTCTAATACATTTAACGATCCAGAACCGTTACCCGCTACAAAAAAAGGTGATAGCGATCGCACTTTTCTATCTCAGCGTCGGCAAGAATTAGAACGCGAGAAGATGCAAATGATCGAGACTTCCGCTAAATTGAACCCAGAAAACCCCAGCGAAGCGGAACGTTTAGATGACATACACTCCAATGTGTCTCAAATCGAAGAAATTATTGTTGATATCGATAAACAATTAAACAAAGATTCTCAACCAGCGCAGATTGACACCGAACAACTAGACTGGTTAAAGCAAAGATTAATTGCATCGTGGAATAATCCCCAAGTGCGAGGAAGGATAATTTACTTCCACCATCCTCCTTACGTCACCGAAGCCACCAAATGGCTACAATCACAGACATTAGTAATTCGCAGCCGTCTACGTGATGTACTAGATGCAGTCGCGCAAGAGATAGGCGACAGCAATCAAGGTCGTCCCTTAGTGGATTTAGTCTTAAATGGTCACGCGCACTGTTTAGAATACCTGCAAACCTTCAACACCGGACATGGTGATAGTAATATGCACTGGGTAGTCTGCGGTGGGAGTGGCTATAGCTTACGTCGTCAGCGTCAAGAAGGCGCTGATTTAATGGAAGATGGACAATTGATTGCGCGATCGCATCTGTATGTCGGTCGCAACGGTCAAGGTTCGCAAAAACATCGTCCCTATTCTTGTTTGCGTATCGATGTCAAAGGCGATGAGCAACCTAAATTTATTGTCCGTCCTTTCATAGCTGATTGGTATCAGCGTCAATGGCACAATTCCTCACCTAAGCCATTGGTGATTTAA
- a CDS encoding lipid-A-disaccharide synthase, with amino-acid sequence MSAVDILILSNGPGEVTTWVRPVVKALREKLGDDREQVRISVVLSPCPNASGKEAAIALSYPEVDRVQSAEYFWQFLLWGKTQENWDWRSQGIVIFLGGDQFFPVVIGKKLGYRTVVYAEWEARWHNLIDRFAVMKPQVAAKVSPKYAHKFTVVGDLMLEAESTVNSQQSIVNSQQSTVIGILPGSKAAKLAQGVPLTLAIAEYIHSKIPQIKFVIPVAPTLDLQNLASFADSQKNPFVETFNFSGASLIIPEENHHKSILKTGDGLVVELWQENPAYDLLSQCSICLTTVGANTAELGALGVPMIVLLPTQQLDAMRSWDGLPGLLANLPGVGSTFAKIINWFFLRRKGLLAWPNIWAQEEIVPELVGKLQPQEVGEMVVNYLHNPEKLEEIRTKLRRVRGESGAAQKIAQIVSEEIGN; translated from the coding sequence ATGAGTGCAGTAGATATTCTTATTCTTTCCAACGGCCCTGGAGAAGTCACAACTTGGGTACGTCCTGTAGTGAAGGCATTGCGGGAAAAATTAGGTGATGACCGTGAACAAGTGAGAATTTCTGTAGTTTTATCACCATGTCCCAATGCTAGTGGCAAAGAAGCGGCGATCGCCCTTTCCTATCCCGAAGTAGACCGAGTACAATCAGCAGAATATTTCTGGCAATTTTTGCTCTGGGGCAAAACTCAGGAAAATTGGGATTGGAGAAGCCAAGGTATAGTTATTTTCCTGGGAGGCGATCAGTTTTTTCCTGTAGTCATCGGCAAAAAACTCGGATACCGCACAGTAGTTTACGCCGAATGGGAAGCCAGATGGCACAACTTAATTGACCGCTTCGCAGTCATGAAACCCCAAGTCGCCGCCAAAGTTTCCCCCAAATACGCCCACAAATTCACCGTTGTCGGCGACCTTATGCTAGAAGCGGAGTCAACAGTCAATAGTCAGCAGTCAATAGTCAACAGTCAACAGTCAACAGTTATAGGTATATTACCAGGGTCAAAAGCTGCCAAACTAGCTCAAGGTGTACCTTTAACTTTAGCGATCGCAGAATACATCCATAGCAAAATACCCCAAATTAAGTTTGTAATTCCCGTAGCACCGACTTTGGATTTACAAAATTTAGCCAGTTTTGCCGATTCTCAAAAAAACCCATTTGTCGAAACTTTCAATTTCTCTGGCGCTTCCTTAATTATCCCAGAGGAAAATCATCACAAAAGTATCTTGAAAACAGGTGATGGTTTGGTTGTAGAGTTATGGCAAGAGAATCCTGCCTATGACTTATTATCTCAATGTAGTATTTGCTTAACCACAGTAGGCGCAAACACCGCCGAGTTAGGTGCTTTAGGTGTGCCAATGATTGTGTTGCTACCTACACAACAACTTGATGCCATGCGTTCTTGGGATGGTTTACCAGGGTTATTAGCCAATTTACCCGGTGTAGGTTCAACCTTTGCCAAAATCATCAATTGGTTCTTTCTCAGACGCAAAGGTTTATTAGCATGGCCTAATATTTGGGCGCAGGAAGAAATAGTCCCAGAACTTGTAGGTAAACTCCAGCCTCAAGAAGTTGGGGAAATGGTAGTAAATTACTTGCATAACCCAGAAAAATTAGAAGAAATACGAACAAAACTCCGCCGTGTTCGCGGTGAAAGCGGCGCAGCACAGAAGATTGCCCAGATTGTTAGTGAAGAAATTGGGAACTAA
- a CDS encoding M23 family metallopeptidase, which translates to MNYRQGKVALSGATLLALGLNILGFITLLPKAEVVIARETQPNRTAKSGNGWLAASFPVENFQAYTSAFGYRPSATGGNRWEFHSGLDIAAPQGSYIRNWWAGTVIKVGDKTACGTHVVIKSGEWEHTYCHMEGYVDSANGRRFLIDRTGGIQIWEGQIIPTGARIGRVGMTGRTTGPHLHWGLKYANNYVDPAMVLREMFSQQQIARSRTRVNIQQSQVIIQPGKNSGSVGY; encoded by the coding sequence ATGAATTATAGGCAAGGAAAAGTGGCACTTTCGGGAGCTACACTCTTAGCATTGGGTTTAAATATTCTGGGTTTTATAACTTTATTACCTAAAGCTGAAGTTGTTATAGCCAGAGAAACACAACCCAACAGAACAGCAAAAAGTGGTAATGGTTGGTTAGCGGCTTCTTTTCCTGTAGAGAACTTTCAAGCTTACACCTCTGCTTTTGGTTATCGTCCTTCTGCTACTGGCGGTAATAGGTGGGAATTTCACAGTGGTTTAGATATTGCTGCCCCCCAAGGTAGTTATATTCGCAATTGGTGGGCGGGTACAGTTATTAAAGTAGGCGATAAAACTGCTTGTGGTACGCACGTTGTCATCAAATCAGGTGAATGGGAACACACCTATTGCCATATGGAAGGATATGTGGATAGTGCCAATGGTAGGCGTTTTTTAATTGACCGCACAGGTGGTATTCAAATTTGGGAAGGTCAAATCATACCAACTGGAGCGCGAATTGGTAGAGTAGGAATGACCGGACGCACCACTGGGCCACATCTGCATTGGGGGTTAAAGTACGCTAACAACTATGTAGACCCAGCAATGGTACTCCGAGAAATGTTTTCTCAACAGCAAATTGCTAGAAGTCGTACAAGAGTAAATATTCAACAATCACAAGTGATTATTCAACCAGGAAAAAATAGCGGTAGTGTTGGCTATTAA
- the pcrA gene encoding DNA helicase PcrA: MTNVTTDFLSHLNPSQRQAVEHYCGPLLVVAGAGSGKTRALTYRIANLILKHRVAPENILAVTFTNKAAREMKERIQRLFAEQLALSEHGTRLDLLPEYDQTKLRSRVYKDIIKDLWCGTFHSLFSRILRFDIEKYQDEKGRQWNRNFSIFDESDVQGIIKEIVTKQLNLDDKKFEPRSVRYAISNAKNQGLSPQEFEKDQPNYRGRVIADVYNRYQDKLAENNALDFDDLILIPTRLFQQNEQVLGYWHRKFCHILVDEYQDTNRTQYDLIRLLVTNGEDRKSEWNWQNRSAFVVGDADQSIYSFRMADFTILLEFQNDFGDGLPDEDTRTMVKLEENYRSCENILQAANELIENNTQRIDKILKATRGAGEEIYCHKADDELEEADFVIRQIRTLEHQNPELNWGSFAILYRTNAQSRPFEELLVRNQIPYTVVGGMKFYDRKEIKDVIAYLRAIANPSDTVSLLRVINTPRRGIGKATIDNLINASQQLGTTLWEILSDETSVNTLAGRSAKSVNGFAQMIGRWQEQIATTPVTEIVMGILDDSGYVQDLQSQGTDEAEDRIQNVQELYNAVLQFQEENEDVSLTAFLQSTALSSDLDNLKEGQTAVSLMTLHASKGLEFPVVFLVGLEQGLFPNYRSMNDPAALEEERRLCYVGITRAQERLYLSFARERRLYGSREPALRSQFLDELPAELLTTQHKVRQTYTKPASTSNGKQTATNDWQVGDRVLHKTFGIGEITHVFGAGNKLSVAIKFASLGQKIIDPRVAQLQKVD; the protein is encoded by the coding sequence ATGACTAATGTGACTACTGACTTTCTCAGCCATCTTAATCCTAGCCAACGTCAAGCCGTCGAACACTATTGCGGCCCGTTGTTAGTTGTTGCTGGTGCTGGTTCTGGTAAAACACGAGCGCTGACTTACCGCATTGCTAATTTAATTCTCAAGCATCGCGTCGCACCTGAAAATATCCTGGCGGTGACTTTTACTAACAAAGCCGCGCGGGAGATGAAAGAACGGATTCAACGTTTATTTGCCGAACAGTTGGCGCTGTCAGAACACGGGACGCGGTTAGATTTGTTGCCAGAATATGACCAAACTAAACTGCGATCGCGTGTTTATAAGGATATTATTAAAGACTTGTGGTGTGGGACTTTCCACAGCCTATTTTCTCGCATTCTCCGCTTCGATATCGAAAAATATCAAGACGAAAAAGGGCGACAATGGAATCGTAATTTTTCCATTTTCGATGAATCTGATGTGCAAGGTATCATCAAAGAAATCGTTACAAAGCAATTAAATCTAGACGATAAGAAATTTGAACCCCGTTCTGTACGCTACGCCATTAGTAATGCGAAAAACCAAGGTCTTTCACCCCAAGAGTTTGAAAAAGACCAACCTAATTATCGGGGTAGGGTAATTGCCGATGTCTACAATCGCTATCAAGATAAACTGGCAGAAAATAATGCTTTAGATTTTGATGATTTAATTTTAATTCCTACTCGATTATTTCAACAAAACGAGCAAGTTTTAGGTTATTGGCATCGTAAGTTTTGCCATATCCTTGTAGATGAATATCAAGATACTAACCGTACTCAATACGATTTAATTCGTCTGTTAGTGACAAACGGTGAAGATAGAAAGAGTGAATGGAATTGGCAAAATCGTTCAGCATTTGTTGTGGGTGATGCTGACCAATCTATTTATAGCTTTAGAATGGCAGATTTTACCATCTTGTTGGAATTTCAAAATGATTTCGGTGATGGTTTGCCAGATGAAGATACAAGGACGATGGTGAAGTTAGAAGAAAACTATCGTTCTTGTGAAAACATTCTCCAAGCGGCGAACGAATTAATTGAAAATAATACTCAACGAATAGATAAAATCCTCAAAGCAACGCGGGGGGCTGGGGAAGAAATTTATTGCCACAAGGCAGATGATGAATTAGAAGAAGCTGATTTTGTTATTAGGCAAATTCGTACATTAGAACATCAAAATCCTGAATTGAACTGGGGTAGTTTTGCAATTCTTTATCGTACTAACGCCCAGTCTCGCCCCTTTGAAGAATTGTTAGTGAGGAATCAAATCCCTTATACAGTTGTGGGTGGGATGAAGTTTTATGACCGTAAAGAAATTAAAGATGTCATAGCTTATTTAAGGGCGATCGCTAACCCATCTGATACAGTCAGTCTATTACGAGTCATCAATACACCCAGGCGCGGTATTGGTAAAGCCACTATCGACAACTTAATCAACGCTTCCCAACAATTAGGTACAACCCTCTGGGAGATCTTGAGTGACGAAACCTCAGTCAACACCCTAGCTGGACGTTCAGCTAAATCTGTTAATGGTTTTGCCCAAATGATTGGACGTTGGCAAGAACAAATTGCTACAACCCCGGTAACAGAAATAGTTATGGGGATTTTAGATGATTCTGGTTATGTGCAGGATTTACAAAGCCAAGGCACAGACGAAGCCGAAGATAGAATCCAAAACGTCCAGGAACTTTACAACGCCGTCCTGCAATTTCAAGAAGAAAACGAAGATGTCTCTTTAACAGCCTTCTTGCAAAGTACAGCCCTCAGTTCTGATTTGGATAACCTTAAAGAAGGACAAACAGCAGTTTCTCTCATGACTCTGCACGCTTCCAAGGGTTTGGAATTTCCTGTAGTCTTCTTGGTAGGTTTAGAACAGGGATTATTCCCCAACTACCGCTCGATGAATGATCCCGCAGCTTTGGAAGAAGAACGTCGCCTGTGTTACGTGGGCATTACCCGCGCTCAAGAACGTTTGTATCTATCCTTTGCCCGTGAACGTCGCTTATATGGTTCCAGAGAACCCGCATTGCGATCGCAATTTCTCGACGAATTACCCGCAGAACTATTAACAACCCAACACAAAGTCCGCCAAACTTACACTAAACCAGCATCAACAAGTAATGGTAAACAAACGGCTACAAACGATTGGCAAGTAGGCGATAGGGTGTTACACAAAACCTTCGGTATTGGGGAAATAACACACGTTTTTGGTGCAGGTAATAAGCTATCTGTAGCCATTAAGTTCGCTAGTTTGGGGCAGAAGATTATTGATCCTAGAGTTGCTCAATTACAAAAAGTGGATTGA
- a CDS encoding sensor histidine kinase — MQTQQPIPVDSSSDSKEVSLEEPSTSTDELPTIEFPSRGKLKASSWRIHQKIGYGYFVAIGIGFFGSLTGLVIANYYRGREVRIFNQAQEQRQLLNDYKDAVIGAQLHSSNIVAFLDDPQRLPIKKTEFLRNVDRAKALEPKIFKFINSRPKDLAATSANLQALLQDYRFYLESYVKQIDAVLIDIQQPVPPQQATQVRGRLLEIMRGDTATRLDELSRKLSNILQTAELRESIRQRDVEEAKSVERLIVMASMLVSVAIAAIVAWRTSRAIAEPVITVTQVAEQVARKPNFDLRAPVTTEDEIGLLAKSLNRLIERVSERTKELEQAKELAEAASKAKSIFLANVSHELRTPLNAVIGLSQLLKDDAADLNLSGDFIGDLETINSAGRHLLELINDILDLSKIEAGKMTLYPEIFEIATLINNVVLTVKPAIEKNGNILEIYCDENLGKMYADQTRMRQVLLNLLSNAAKFTTNGRIILTVKIDKQDPSAASIGVITFTVKDTGIGMSVSQQQQLFQPFTQGDTSTTKKYGGTGLGLAISRHFCNMMGGEILVNSQLGVGSTFTVYLPLQEQV, encoded by the coding sequence ATGCAAACTCAACAGCCGATCCCTGTTGACAGCAGTTCAGACAGCAAAGAAGTGTCACTAGAAGAGCCATCAACATCAACAGACGAACTCCCAACTATAGAATTTCCCTCACGGGGGAAACTCAAGGCAAGTTCTTGGCGTATCCATCAAAAAATCGGTTACGGCTACTTTGTGGCAATTGGGATTGGCTTTTTTGGCTCCCTAACTGGATTAGTGATTGCCAATTACTACCGAGGTAGAGAAGTTAGGATATTTAATCAAGCTCAAGAACAAAGACAGTTATTAAACGATTACAAGGACGCTGTTATCGGGGCGCAGCTGCATAGTTCTAACATTGTGGCGTTTTTAGATGATCCCCAACGTCTACCAATCAAAAAAACTGAGTTTTTGAGGAATGTAGATAGAGCTAAGGCATTAGAGCCAAAAATATTTAAGTTCATTAATAGCAGACCAAAGGACTTAGCCGCAACTAGTGCCAATTTACAGGCTTTATTACAAGACTACAGATTTTATTTGGAGTCCTATGTCAAGCAAATAGATGCTGTTTTAATAGATATTCAACAGCCTGTACCACCACAACAAGCAACCCAAGTCCGGGGACGCTTACTAGAGATTATGCGTGGTGACACAGCCACACGCTTAGATGAACTATCGAGAAAGTTATCTAATATCTTACAAACTGCTGAGTTAAGAGAAAGTATCCGACAAAGGGATGTTGAAGAAGCCAAAAGCGTTGAAAGATTAATTGTGATGGCGAGTATGTTGGTATCAGTGGCGATCGCGGCCATTGTCGCATGGCGCACCAGCCGCGCGATCGCTGAACCAGTAATTACTGTCACCCAAGTAGCCGAACAAGTAGCCCGCAAACCCAACTTTGACTTACGCGCTCCCGTCACTACAGAAGACGAAATCGGTTTATTAGCAAAATCCCTCAATCGTTTGATTGAGCGTGTATCCGAACGTACCAAAGAACTAGAACAAGCCAAAGAACTAGCCGAAGCAGCCAGCAAAGCAAAAAGTATCTTTCTCGCCAATGTCAGTCATGAACTACGTACACCCTTAAATGCTGTGATTGGCTTAAGCCAACTCCTAAAAGACGATGCAGCCGATCTCAATTTATCAGGAGACTTCATAGGGGATTTAGAAACCATTAATTCTGCTGGTAGACATCTACTGGAATTAATTAACGATATCCTCGACTTGTCGAAGATTGAAGCGGGTAAAATGACGCTTTATCCAGAGATATTTGAGATTGCCACACTTATTAATAACGTCGTCTTAACAGTCAAACCTGCCATAGAAAAAAATGGCAACATTTTAGAAATATACTGTGATGAAAACCTGGGCAAAATGTATGCTGATCAAACCAGGATGCGACAAGTATTGTTAAACTTATTAAGTAATGCTGCTAAATTTACCACAAACGGTAGAATAATCCTGACTGTGAAAATAGACAAACAAGACCCCTCAGCAGCTTCCATTGGCGTAATTACATTCACCGTTAAAGATACAGGTATTGGAATGTCCGTATCTCAACAACAACAGTTATTCCAACCCTTTACTCAAGGTGACACCTCAACTACAAAAAAATATGGCGGTACTGGTTTAGGTTTAGCAATTAGCCGTCATTTCTGTAACATGATGGGAGGAGAAATTCTCGTCAACAGTCAACTAGGTGTTGGCTCTACTTTCACTGTTTATCTACCACTCCAGGAGCAGGTTTGA
- a CDS encoding DUF3318 domain-containing protein produces the protein MEPNVEIRRLFEVMPASGRMTIKIVSKPEQAQLIETVFPLPWNQERLIYINFDLWGRLTKPQRDLLILQKVAWLTAVKWFKPDIYQGVVLAGLLGGLVESAQSDVVGVAIAGGLSTLALMRIWRSNKSQDAELNADTIAIKVAQRRGYTEAEAAQHLLSAIEAVAKIEGRSSLDFIALIRCQNLRAIANLSSVGVPDSFQ, from the coding sequence ATGGAGCCAAATGTTGAAATCCGCCGTTTATTTGAGGTAATGCCAGCTTCTGGGAGGATGACGATTAAAATTGTCAGCAAACCAGAACAAGCTCAGTTAATCGAGACTGTTTTTCCTTTACCCTGGAATCAGGAACGGTTAATATATATCAACTTTGATTTGTGGGGACGCTTGACAAAACCCCAACGAGATTTATTGATACTGCAAAAAGTGGCTTGGTTAACAGCAGTCAAGTGGTTTAAGCCAGATATCTATCAGGGTGTGGTGTTAGCTGGGCTTTTGGGTGGACTGGTAGAGTCGGCACAGTCTGATGTGGTGGGTGTGGCGATCGCAGGCGGACTAAGTACACTTGCGCTGATGCGGATTTGGCGTAGCAACAAATCTCAAGATGCTGAGTTAAATGCTGATACAATTGCCATCAAGGTTGCTCAACGTCGTGGTTATACTGAAGCCGAAGCAGCACAGCATCTATTATCGGCAATTGAAGCTGTAGCTAAAATAGAGGGGCGTTCCAGCTTGGATTTTATCGCTTTGATTCGTTGCCAAAATTTACGAGCGATCGCTAACTTGTCATCGGTGGGTGTACCAGATAGCTTTCAGTAA
- a CDS encoding Uma2 family endonuclease, translating into MTSATNSATDLTPFPDHTQLPESDGTFVKNFQEHPQSILLTDSITPVLQQRHPDGQYCIGQDSGIYWRLTDPPEKGAEAPDWFYVPNVPPLLDGQTRRSYVLWREFISPLIALEFVSGDGSEERDKTPLKGKFWIYEQVIHPAFYGIYEVNKASVEVYHLIDGQYQLLAANERGHYPIHPLGVELGIWQGQYQNMELPWLRWWDLQGNLLLTGEERAEKERQRAEQERQRNDRLIAQLRSLGVEPEV; encoded by the coding sequence ATGACCTCTGCAACCAACTCCGCCACCGACCTCACCCCATTTCCCGACCATACGCAGCTACCGGAATCAGACGGTACTTTTGTGAAAAACTTTCAGGAACACCCCCAAAGCATTCTATTAACAGACTCGATTACACCAGTATTGCAACAACGTCATCCAGATGGACAATATTGCATAGGTCAAGATAGTGGTATCTACTGGCGTTTAACTGACCCCCCAGAAAAAGGCGCAGAAGCACCGGATTGGTTTTATGTACCGAATGTACCGCCTTTGCTTGATGGACAAACACGACGCTCTTACGTGTTATGGCGAGAGTTTATTTCCCCATTAATTGCTTTAGAATTTGTCTCTGGTGATGGTAGTGAAGAAAGAGACAAAACCCCTTTGAAGGGTAAATTTTGGATTTATGAACAAGTAATTCATCCGGCTTTTTATGGCATTTATGAAGTAAACAAAGCCAGTGTAGAAGTTTATCACCTTATTGATGGGCAGTATCAATTATTGGCAGCCAATGAACGAGGACATTATCCTATACATCCTTTAGGTGTTGAGTTAGGTATATGGCAGGGACAATACCAAAACATGGAATTACCCTGGTTACGCTGGTGGGATTTACAGGGTAATTTGTTGCTGACTGGTGAGGAAAGAGCAGAAAAAGAACGTCAACGGGCTGAACAGGAACGCCAAAGAAACGATCGCCTGATTGCTCAATTGCGATCGCTCGGTGTTGAACCAGAAGTTTAG
- a CDS encoding serine/threonine protein kinase, which translates to MAWVAGDQLQGGKYTVEKELGRGRFGITYLVTNRNSDRLVIKTLNDDLLQALSQTERTRLENMFYGEALKLKGCNHQHIVQMIELFREGEYPCLVIEYLGEDSLANLRPAILSEQDALRYIQQIGEALIVVHKNGLIHRDVRPENILLRKRDGNLEAVLIDFGLALDFDHILTTSRTQERSAGFTPSELSTKGTIAKAYSDVYSLAATLYKLLTGRTPVDAVKRKLNDEHLVSPKEYNPQISDHTNRAILKGMELDPKQRSQSMREWLDLLCLNQPETTVTSNAKSNWERNIQIWGIIVAAIAAIGTLLSGIVGWIPILKTSPSPSPSLLSPSSPSSQTP; encoded by the coding sequence ATGGCTTGGGTAGCAGGTGATCAATTGCAAGGTGGCAAATATACCGTTGAAAAGGAGTTGGGTCGAGGACGGTTTGGCATCACTTATCTGGTTACAAATAGGAACAGCGATCGCTTAGTTATTAAAACCTTAAATGATGATTTGCTTCAAGCTCTCAGTCAGACGGAGCGCACACGGCTGGAAAATATGTTTTACGGTGAAGCATTAAAACTTAAAGGATGCAATCATCAACATATTGTGCAGATGATAGAACTTTTTAGAGAAGGAGAGTATCCGTGTTTAGTAATAGAATATCTCGGTGAAGATAGTTTAGCTAATCTTCGTCCAGCCATACTTTCGGAACAAGACGCACTCCGTTATATTCAGCAAATTGGCGAAGCACTAATAGTTGTACATAAAAATGGACTCATTCATCGAGATGTACGTCCAGAAAATATTCTGTTGCGGAAACGAGACGGGAACTTAGAAGCGGTGTTAATTGATTTTGGTTTAGCTCTTGATTTTGATCACATTTTAACTACAAGCCGGACTCAAGAAAGATCCGCCGGCTTTACACCATCTGAGCTTTCTACTAAAGGTACTATAGCCAAGGCGTATAGCGATGTTTATTCCCTAGCAGCTACTCTCTATAAACTGCTGACGGGGAGAACACCTGTGGATGCAGTCAAGCGCAAATTAAACGATGAGCATTTGGTTTCCCCAAAAGAATACAATCCTCAGATTAGCGATCACACCAACCGCGCAATTTTAAAAGGGATGGAACTAGACCCAAAACAGCGATCACAATCAATGCGGGAATGGCTCGATTTATTGTGCTTGAATCAGCCTGAGACAACTGTTACATCTAACGCTAAGTCAAATTGGGAACGCAACATTCAAATTTGGGGAATCATTGTAGCGGCGATCGCAGCTATAGGAACTTTACTCTCAGGTATAGTTGGCTGGATTCCCATTCTTAAAACCTCTCCATCTCCTAGCCCATCATTGTTGTCTCCCAGTTCACCGTCTAGCCAAACTCCGTAG